DNA sequence from the Oryza brachyantha chromosome 5, ObraRS2, whole genome shotgun sequence genome:
GGCATGGATATGGACTCATTTTCTAGCAAGCCTAAAGGAGGTAACTTAAAAACTCTACATTTTTCTTAGCAGATATTATAGTTTAGGATTTAGTTCAATTTACTTCATAAAGATAGGGATTTCTTCTGTACTTGATATTCAGATCTTTCAAGACctaaattattaaaacaattttcccaTGCCAGTGCTTTATATTGCTTTCTATTCTATCTGCTTGACAAAGTTCTGTCAGCTATACTGTATTACTTATgtttgcttgcaatgtttgcACAAGGTCGTCCATCTGCAGCTGCTACTGCTCCTGGTAAAGGTCTTGGTATGAAATTAGGCAAAACACAGAAGACGAATCAGTTCCTAGAGTCTTTGAAAGCTGAAGGAGAAGTCATTCTGGAGGATGTACAACCCAGTTCAGTTCAGTCAAGGGTGTCACCTCTTCCACCAAGTGATCCTGTTACAGTGACAATTGAAGAAAAACTCAATGTTACAGTTAAAAGAGATGGAGGTGTTAATAATTTTGATGTACAAGGAACCCTTGCTCTTCAGGTCCTTAATGATGCAGATGGGTTTATCCAGTTGCAGGTAACATTCTTTCTGAACTTCTAGCATTCTGCCTGAATTTGTTTGTACTATAGAATTTCCAGCAAGCAAATTAAAGAATGTAACGCagtaatttttgtttgttttatatgACAACCTATACGAGATATGTGCACTAAGTAAATAGAATGCATCTGTTATGCTAAGATAATTCCTGTACAATTCTTTTGTAGTGCATGCCTTATGATATTCAATTCTTTTATTACATTTGTgtttgtttctgcttataaTGCCATGGTTGTGTTGCTGAAGAGCAACATTGTTTGTCCATGATAATATTTGTCGGGGCTgattatttcatatttgtgtGTTATAGATTGAAAACCAAGATATCCCTGGCCTTAGCTTCAAAACGCACCCAAATATCAACAAAGATTTGTTTAACAGTCAACAAGTTGTGGGGGCAAAAGATCCAAACAGGCCATTCCCAAGTGGTCAAAATGAGACTCCTCTGGTTAAATGGAGAATTCAGGGGATGGATGAGTCCTCGTTACCTCTATCAGGTGCacaattactttattttctatctaTCTCGTACTTCAACAACATGCTTTTTCTTTGCTTGTTTGGTTGCTACTTGTATTaacttgctttttttttctgtgtagTCAACTGCTGGCCATCGGTATCTGGAAGTGAAACCTATGTCAACATTGAATATGAAGCTGCTGAGATGTTTGACCTGCACAATGTTGTCATATCTATACCATTGCCTGCTCTCCGGGAGGCTCCAAATGTTAGACAGATTGATGGAGAGTGGAAGTAATGTTTTGAATTCCTCTTTAGTGAACTTgcctattatatatttatactaaaataaccctccaaaaatatttttaggtggCAATTGTCTCCTTGGTACGctaatattgaaaaaaaaatggaagtgATAAATAGCAGTGTAGCTTTTGTTCCTGACAGTCATTTGGCATGGAAACTGTTAATTTGTATGCATATGAATGATGAGAATTGAATTTATCGGTATTCAGTCCAAATCCCTTGTATGAATTAATAGATAGAGCTAAACTCTTATTTCCTTAATGACCGTAAGGTGGACAACATAGTGAAAGCTGATTGTTCTAATGACTATTTCACTTTTCATTGTGCACACAGATATGATTCAAGAAACTCCATGTTGGAATGGTCCATTCTACTTATCGATCAGTCAAACCGCAGGTCCGTAAGATATGACttcttatataattatgttttgtttttgtatttAGTTTTCCCCTGTGTTGCTAGCCCTCTCGTTTCCCCCTTGTTTGCAGTGGCTCCATGGAATTTGTTGTCCCCCCAGCTGATCCATCAACATTTTTCCCCATATCCATTGGATTTTCTGCATCGAGCACATTCAGTGATTTGAAGGTTTGCTTCccccacaattttttttatgagaagACTCACACTGCCATGTTTCATCTTGCttcttgtttaattttattgtaatgTTGTTTTCCGCCTTCCTTTCAGGTCACTGGGATCCGTCCTCTGAAGGATGGTAACCCACCAAAGTATTCGCAGAGGGCTCGGTTGGTAACCGCTAATTACCAAGTAGTTTAACATGGGATTGTTGTCTCATCCCAGCGGCATCTGCTTGTTATCTTTCGGTGAGAAGTCATGGCAACACAAGGATTGTTTTGCACCTATAAAAAGAatgtaatttgtttgtttcatatgTAGTATCATGCTGCGCCAAATTGCTGATCATTTGTACTGCTATCTGATGACAAATAAACACATGTATTTTCCTTTGACACCGGTTGGCTGTTCTTTATTTTGTACGTCTTTCTTTTGTGAGATTATTGCACATTTCCCTGGATGCCATTTTGAAGGGTAGTATTCAGTCAATAGCTGTCAAAGATTAATGGCTATCTGCATTCTACATGAACCAAATCATGAACTTACCTTCTGATTACGTGGAAACGAATTTTCATTTTCAGCAAATTCAAAAGCCTTGTCAACCTTGGCCTCatcctttgatttttcttaataCTTGTAAgtcattttcttttacttataagccaaaattaaatttttaatcttgaatttgaagttgattttgaatttttttttttcattgtagtctGTTTTCTAGCATTTGCTTTAGATCTATAAGAGCATGTacataaaatcatattaacaaattatttttccctcAAAATGCTAAACAGAACTTACCttgtgattagtcataaccAAGATTGATAGGACAATAACGCCATGTGATTAGTCATGACCAAGATATTGATAGGACAATAACGCCTGGTGATTAGACGATTAGTCATGACCAAGATTGTTAGATTGATATGACAATAACGAAAAAaagtggaaaaaaataatcacaaccAATATTGATAGGACAATAACGCCATGTGATTAATCATGACCAAGATATTGATAGGACAATAACACCTTGTGATTAGACGATTAGTCATGACCAAGATTGTTAGATTGATATGACAATAACGAAAAAaagtggaaaaaaataatcacaaccAATATTGATAGGACAATAACGCCATGTGATTAATCATGAC
Encoded proteins:
- the LOC102707870 gene encoding coatomer subunit delta-1-like — translated: MVVLAASIISKSGKALVSRQFVDMSRIRIEGLLAAFPKLVGTGKQHTYVETENVRYVYQPIEGLYLLLITNKQSNILEDLDTLRLLSKLVPEYSPSLDEEGVCKTAFELIFAFDEAISLGHKENVTVQQVKQYCEMESHEEKAHKLMMQNKINETRDVMKKRANELDKMRMERGKLDKGGYSSISGPRVIEKSFNDMSITGSGFGSGSGLGGLGMDMDSFSSKPKGGRPSAAATAPGKGLGMKLGKTQKTNQFLESLKAEGEVILEDVQPSSVQSRVSPLPPSDPVTVTIEEKLNVTVKRDGGVNNFDVQGTLALQVLNDADGFIQLQIENQDIPGLSFKTHPNINKDLFNSQQVVGAKDPNRPFPSGQNETPLVKWRIQGMDESSLPLSVNCWPSVSGSETYVNIEYEAAEMFDLHNVVISIPLPALREAPNVRQIDGEWKYDSRNSMLEWSILLIDQSNRSGSMEFVVPPADPSTFFPISIGFSASSTFSDLKVTGIRPLKDGNPPKYSQRARLVTANYQVV